The genome window TCGTCGTCATCGGCGGACTCGGCTCCATGGGCGGCGCCTTCGTCGGCGCCATGCTCATCGGCATGATGCAGAGCCTCGGCCCGCAGTTCATCAGCGCCGGCAGCATCGCGATCCCCTTCCTCGCGATGGTGGTCGTGCTGCTGCTCCGTCCCGAGGGCCTGTTCGGGGGGATCGGCGAATGAGCGCGACCGACACGGGCGGCCGGGTCAGCCGGTTCGGCTCGGCGGTCGCCGAGGGATGGACCCGCGAGCGGTTCGGCCTCCTCGGCGCCGTCGCGCTGGTGCTTGTCGCCCTCGCGCCGCCGTTCCAAGTCTATCTGTTCACCGACTTCCTCGTCGTCGCGCTGTTCGCGCTCGGCTTCAACCTGCTGTACGGCTACACGGGCCTGCTCTCGTTCGGTCACGGCCTGTTCTACGCGGGCGGCGCGTACGGGATCGCGATCGTGTTGCGGGACCTCGGCCCGGTGATCGCCGACGTCGTCGGCACAGGGATTTCGCCGCTCGTCACGTTCGTTCTCGGCGGCGTCGTCGGCCTCGCGCTCGTCGTCGCCGTCGCGGTGCCCGTCGGGTGGCTCAGCGTCCGGTTGGAGGAGATCTACTTCGCGCTGATCACGCTCGCGTTCGGGATGTTGGGCTACTCGCTCATCATCCAGGACCCGGCGGGGCTGACGAACGGGACCGACGGGGTGATCGTCCTGCTCGGTACCGTCGATCTCGGCGGCGTAAGCCTCCGGATCGGCGGCCGACGGATCTACTACCTCATCTCGGCCGTCACCGTGGTCGCGGCGGCGTACGGGGTGTGGCGCGTGGTCAACTCCCCGTTCGGGGCCGTCTGTAAGGCGATCCGCGAGAGCCCCGACCGCGCGGCCGCGCTCGGGATCGACGTCGGCCATCACCGGTGGATGACGTTCATCGTCTCGGCGGCGGTCGTCGGGATCGCCGGCGTGTTGCGCGCGGGGCTCGCGAGCGTCGCGTCCCCGGGGCTCACGCACTGGTCGACGAGCGCGATCGCCGTCATCGCGACCGTGATCGGCGGCGCGACGTATTTCTACGGCCCGATAGTCGGCGCGTTCATCTTCCTGTACATCCGGTGGGCGATCAGCCGCTTCCCGGCGCTCGAAGCGTACTGGGAGCTGTTCTTCGGCGCGCTGCTCATCGCCGTCGTGCTGTTCTTCAAGCAGGGCGCCGTCGGGGGCCTCCTGCTGCTCCGTGACCGAGTGTTGGGAGACGGCGACGCTGGCGACGCAGGTAGTGGCGGTGGCGGCGCCCTCGACGAGGGCGGGCAGGCGACGACCGCGACGGACGACGGAGCCGAATCGGGCGGCGACAGCGACGCGCGGAC of Halorubrum trapanicum contains these proteins:
- a CDS encoding branched-chain amino acid ABC transporter permease, whose product is MSATDTGGRVSRFGSAVAEGWTRERFGLLGAVALVLVALAPPFQVYLFTDFLVVALFALGFNLLYGYTGLLSFGHGLFYAGGAYGIAIVLRDLGPVIADVVGTGISPLVTFVLGGVVGLALVVAVAVPVGWLSVRLEEIYFALITLAFGMLGYSLIIQDPAGLTNGTDGVIVLLGTVDLGGVSLRIGGRRIYYLISAVTVVAAAYGVWRVVNSPFGAVCKAIRESPDRAAALGIDVGHHRWMTFIVSAAVVGIAGVLRAGLASVASPGLTHWSTSAIAVIATVIGGATYFYGPIVGAFIFLYIRWAISRFPALEAYWELFFGALLIAVVLFFKQGAVGGLLLLRDRVLGDGDAGDAGSGGGGALDEGGQATTATDDGAESGGDSDARTDRGDDS